The following are encoded together in the Salvia hispanica cultivar TCC Black 2014 chromosome 6, UniMelb_Shisp_WGS_1.0, whole genome shotgun sequence genome:
- the LOC125192028 gene encoding beta-glucosidase-like SFR2, chloroplastic yields the protein MTLTTFFFTATKLAGVLVSVTVAANALSFSRFKRKNLTPFKSPIDESADILAEFNINPTSEGEKGFFFGLATAPAHVEDRLNDAWLQFAEETPCDQPESKKGSEPADAIMGSSAGDGGAQQATLSREASKSMKRKKQLRIAMEAKIRGFEKYEEEEEIQEPASSEECHHTVAAWHNVPHPEERLRFWSDPDTELKLAKDTGVQVFRMGIDWTRIMPEEPVNGTTSTTNFAALERYKWIINRVHSYGMKVMLTLFHHSLPPWAAEYGGWKLEKTVDYFLEFTRIVVDSLSDLVDYWVTFNEPHVFCMLTYCAGSWPGGNPDMLEAATSALPTGVFNVAMNWIAVAHSKAYDYIHEKSVSSTAIVGVAHHVSFMRPYGLFDIAAVSVANSLTMFPFMDSISDKMDYIGINYYGQEVVASAGLKLVETDEYSESGRGVYPDGLFRVLLHFHERYKHLGLPFIISENGVSDGTDLIRRPYMLEHLLATYAAMLMGVPVLGYLFWTISDNWEWADGYGPKFGLVAVDRKNNLARIPRPSYHLFSKVVKSGVVTRLDRARAWNELQMAAREGKTRPFYRAVNKHGLMYAGGLDKPIFRPFIKRDWRFGHYEVEGLQDPLSRFSRYMLRPFPLVKKARRRAELDDLVVEPLTVEA from the exons ATGACGCTGACGACATTCTTCTTCACGGCGACGAAACTCGCCGGAGTTTTGGTCTCCGTCACCGTCGCCGCCAACGCACTCTCCTTCTCGCGCTTTAAAAGGAAGAATTTAACGCCGTTCAAGTCGCCAATCGATGAGTCTGCCGATATTCTTGCTGAATTTAACATAAATCCTACTTCAG AAGGGGAAAAGGGGTTCTTTTTCGGATTAGCTACGGCACCTGCACATGTTGAGGACAGGCTCAACGATGCTTGGCTTCAGTTTGCAGAAGAAACTCCATGTGATCAACCAGAGTCGAAAAAGGGCAGTGAACCAGCTGATGCGATCATGGGATCGTCTGCGGGAGACGGTGGTGCTCAGCAGGCAACCCTTTCCAGAGAGGCAAGTAAGAGCATGAAGCGAAAAAAGCAACTCAGGATAGCAATGGAAGCAAAAATCCGAGGATTCGAGAAgtatgaagaagaagaagaaattcaagaaccTGCCTCGAGTGAAGAATGTCATCATACTGTTGCAGCTTGGCATAATGTTCCACACCC GGAGGAGAGGTTGAGATTTTGGTCCGATCCTGATACGGAGCTAAAACTGGCTAAAGATACGGGAGTTCAAGTTTTCCGAATGGGAATAGATTGGACGAGGATCATGCCTGAGGAGCCGGTGAATGGCACTACATCGACT ACCAACTTTGCAGCATTAGAGCGATATAAATGGATCATCAACAGAGTTCATTCATATGGGATGAAAGTCATGTTGACATTGTTCCATCATTCCTTGCCTCCGTGGGCAGCGGAGTACGGAGGGTGGAAGCTCGAGAAAACTGtggattattttttagaatttacaAG GATTGTTGTTGATTCTTTGTCGGATCTGGTTGACTACTGGGTGACATTTAACGAACCACATGTGTTTTGTATGCTTACATACTGTGCTGGCTCTTGGCCTGGTGGTAATCCCGACATGCTCGAGGCTGCCACTTCTGCGCTGCCTACTGGCGTTTTCAACGTAGCCATGAATTGGATTGCAGTAGCGCACTCGAAGGCCTATGATTATATCCACGAGAAAAG TGTTAGCTCGACTGCTATTGTTGGAGTAGCGCACCATGTCTCGTTTATGCGGCCTTATGGGCTATTTGACATTGCTGCTGTTTCGGTTGCCAATTCATTAACCATGTTTCCGTTTATGGATAGCATTTCCGACAAAATGGATTACATTGGGATAAACTACTATGGGCAG GAAGTTGTTGCCAGTGCTGGACTAAAACTGGTGGAAACGGACGAATATAGTGAATCAGGACGCGGTGTGTACCCCGATGGGCTATTTCGCGTGCTACTGCATTTCCACGAGAGATACAAACATCTAGGCTTACCGTTCATCATATCAGAAAACGGTGTTTCCGATGGCACTGATCTGATCAGACGCCCGTACATGCTCGAGCATCTCTTGGCAACTTATGCCGCAATGCTAATG GGTGTGCCGGTTCTTGGCTACTTGTTCTGGACCATATCCGACAACTGGGAATGGGCTGACGGGTATGGCCCCAAGTTCGGATTGGTTGCTGTGGACCGGAAGAACAATCTTGCGCGGATTCCACGCCCGTCTTATCATCTGTTTTCGAAG GTTGTGAAGTCAGGCGTGGTAACACGACTGGATAGAGCACGAGCGTGGAACGAACTTCAAATGGCCGCTAGAGAGGGGAAAACGAGGCCGTTTTACCGGGCGGTCAACAAACATGGCCTCATGTATGCTG GAGGTCTTGACAAACCAATATTCCGGCCGTTCATCAAAAGGGACTGGCGGTTCGGGCACTATGAGGTTGAAGGCTTACAGGATCCTCTAAGCCGTTTCTCACGCTACATGCTCCGGCCTTTCCCCCTTGTGAAGAAAGCAAGACGTCGTGCAGAGCTCGATGATTTGGTTGTCGAGCCACTCACCGTAGAGGCATAA